A window from uncultured Desulfobacter sp. encodes these proteins:
- the feoB gene encoding ferrous iron transport protein B, giving the protein MSVAIALAGNPNAGKTTLFNELTGARQQVGNYPGVTVEKKQGTCVSEAGTFEIIDLPGTYSLTAYSLEEVVARDYLVNEKPAMVVNILDASNLERNLYLSVQFMEMGIPVCLALNMMDVAQKRGIEIDLDKLSELLGVPVVPMVARTGKGKEALLAQVAKGINKPATPLMISYGQDIDKALDEMEKVIEEKQFLTDVYSARWVGLKYLENDTQILELGTTRDKETADQLMAIGEKLQRHMSATLDIHPEGMIADQRYGFINSVLKQNVIRFAFDRNRLQRSDQIDKVLTNRFLGPLIMVGVLAALYQFTFTYSALPVEWIEGLFGWISGVMEAVLPDGLLKSMIISGIIDGVGGVMGFVPLIMFMFLGISFIEDSGYLARMAFMLDRVFRIFGLHGSSVMAFIVSGGIAGGCAVPGVMAARTLKSPRERLATLLTVPFMNCGAKLPVYALLVAAFFPHKQATIMVVLTLISWVGALLVAKLLRTTVIRGESTPFVMELPPYRFPTLKGLWIHTWERTWQYMKKAGTVILGISILLWAMMTFPGLDDKTSAQFESRRTAITDSAPADVLYELKVADEGAELSPGAREVQSALAAIDGEAAMTRLENSIAGRMGKGLEKISYLAGFDWRTNIALVGGFAAKEVVVSTLGTAYSLGDVDPESTDSLAQRLAKSPGWGPVTAFALMIFTVFYAPCFVTVVCIARETGSWKWAAFSVGFNTALAFALSVVTYQVGSLIVN; this is encoded by the coding sequence ATGAGTGTCGCCATTGCCCTTGCAGGAAATCCAAATGCCGGGAAAACAACCCTTTTCAACGAATTGACAGGTGCCCGCCAGCAGGTGGGAAACTATCCCGGGGTAACCGTTGAAAAAAAACAGGGCACCTGCGTTTCTGAAGCCGGTACCTTTGAAATCATAGATTTGCCGGGCACCTATTCCCTGACGGCCTATTCTTTGGAAGAGGTGGTTGCAAGGGACTACCTGGTCAATGAAAAACCGGCCATGGTCGTTAATATTCTGGATGCCTCAAATTTGGAGCGCAACCTCTACCTGTCCGTGCAGTTCATGGAGATGGGTATTCCGGTGTGTTTAGCTCTGAACATGATGGATGTGGCCCAAAAAAGAGGAATAGAGATCGATCTTGACAAACTGTCCGAACTTTTAGGCGTTCCTGTGGTGCCCATGGTGGCCAGGACCGGTAAAGGCAAAGAAGCACTGCTGGCCCAGGTCGCAAAGGGGATTAACAAACCGGCCACGCCTCTGATGATTTCCTACGGCCAGGACATTGACAAAGCCCTGGATGAGATGGAAAAGGTTATTGAGGAAAAACAGTTTTTAACCGACGTCTATTCGGCCCGTTGGGTGGGACTTAAATATTTAGAAAATGATACCCAGATTCTTGAGCTCGGCACCACCCGGGACAAAGAAACCGCCGATCAACTTATGGCCATTGGGGAAAAACTCCAGCGTCATATGTCCGCAACCCTCGATATCCATCCCGAAGGCATGATCGCTGATCAGCGGTACGGTTTTATCAACTCGGTACTCAAGCAGAATGTGATCCGGTTCGCATTTGACCGCAACCGGCTCCAGCGTTCTGATCAGATTGATAAGGTCCTGACCAACCGCTTTCTAGGTCCGTTGATCATGGTGGGGGTGCTTGCCGCCCTGTATCAGTTTACTTTTACCTACAGTGCCTTGCCGGTGGAGTGGATTGAAGGGCTCTTTGGATGGATCAGCGGGGTGATGGAGGCTGTTTTGCCCGACGGACTTCTCAAATCCATGATTATTTCGGGTATCATTGACGGTGTGGGCGGTGTCATGGGGTTTGTGCCCCTGATTATGTTCATGTTTCTGGGCATCTCATTTATTGAGGACTCAGGATATCTGGCCAGGATGGCCTTTATGCTGGACCGGGTTTTCCGGATATTCGGGCTTCACGGCAGTTCGGTCATGGCGTTTATCGTTTCCGGGGGCATTGCCGGCGGATGTGCCGTGCCCGGCGTTATGGCGGCCCGGACACTGAAGTCTCCCAGGGAACGGCTGGCCACCCTTTTAACGGTGCCGTTCATGAACTGCGGTGCCAAACTGCCGGTGTATGCCCTGCTGGTGGCCGCCTTTTTTCCACATAAACAGGCCACGATCATGGTTGTTTTGACGCTGATTTCCTGGGTCGGCGCCCTACTGGTGGCAAAACTGTTAAGAACCACAGTGATCCGGGGTGAATCCACCCCCTTTGTCATGGAACTTCCCCCCTATCGTTTTCCCACCCTCAAGGGGCTTTGGATCCACACCTGGGAGCGGACCTGGCAATATATGAAAAAAGCCGGCACCGTCATCCTGGGAATTTCCATTCTGCTTTGGGCCATGATGACTTTTCCCGGACTGGATGACAAAACTTCGGCTCAATTTGAATCCCGGCGCACCGCCATTACCGATTCGGCTCCGGCGGACGTTTTATATGAACTTAAGGTTGCCGATGAAGGCGCTGAGCTTTCCCCCGGGGCCAGGGAGGTTCAGAGTGCCCTGGCCGCTATTGACGGAGAGGCTGCCATGACCCGGCTGGAAAATTCCATTGCCGGCAGAATGGGCAAAGGTCTTGAAAAAATTTCTTACCTGGCCGGATTTGACTGGCGGACCAATATCGCTCTGGTGGGCGGGTTTGCTGCCAAGGAAGTGGTGGTCTCTACGCTGGGAACAGCATATTCCCTTGGGGATGTGGACCCTGAAAGTACAGACTCTTTGGCGCAAAGACTTGCCAAATCTCCGGGCTGGGGGCCTGTAACCGCCTTTGCCCTGATGATTTTTACGGTGTTTTACGCGCCTTGTTTTGTCACTGTTGTCTGCATTGCCCGGGAAACCGGATCTTGGAAATGGGCTGCGTTTTCTGTCGGGTTTAACACGGCTTTGGCTTTTGCGCTGTCTGTGGTGACCTATCAGGTAGGTTCTCTCATAGTTAATTAA
- a CDS encoding class I SAM-dependent methyltransferase has translation MDTPGAFTAKIYDTALYFVLKSIRQDIIRLIPNHDTRILDLCCGTGDQLKRLSGAGFSKLTGVDLSPDMLKVAARGNKIATLIKCDVQQTGLPDSSFDIIIISFAVHEKTAGVQANMIAEARRLLASGGQLVLVDFSLDDSAGVASKIAVDMIERMAGKEHYRNFKAYVRNGGMSPVIQNYFEIQQQIRHVRGVASIWIVTPK, from the coding sequence ATGGATACCCCAGGTGCATTCACTGCAAAGATATATGATACCGCCCTTTATTTTGTTTTGAAAAGCATCCGGCAGGATATCATCCGTTTGATCCCGAACCATGACACACGCATCCTGGATCTGTGCTGCGGTACCGGAGATCAGCTTAAAAGATTATCCGGTGCCGGGTTCAGCAAATTGACGGGAGTGGATCTATCTCCAGACATGCTGAAAGTTGCTGCAAGGGGCAACAAAATAGCCACACTAATTAAATGCGATGTACAGCAAACAGGCTTGCCCGATTCAAGTTTTGACATCATCATTATTTCATTTGCTGTACATGAAAAAACTGCCGGGGTGCAAGCGAATATGATTGCCGAAGCCCGGCGACTGCTCGCCTCTGGGGGACAGCTTGTTCTCGTGGATTTTTCTTTGGATGATTCGGCCGGGGTGGCCAGCAAGATCGCTGTCGATATGATTGAGCGCATGGCCGGAAAAGAACATTATCGCAATTTTAAAGCCTATGTACGCAACGGCGGCATGTCCCCTGTAATTCAAAATTATTTTGAAATCCAGCAACAGATTCGACATGTACGGGGCGTTGCCAGTATTTGGATCGTCACGCCCAAATAA
- a CDS encoding GIY-YIG nuclease family protein, which translates to MGNWSTYLLRCADASLYCGVTNDLEKRLASHNQGTASKYTRSRIPVTLAAVRHELSKSQAYKLEYIVKKTRTDKKINTLLDWNFSNEGG; encoded by the coding sequence TTGGGGAACTGGTCAACTTATCTATTGAGATGTGCCGACGCCTCTTTGTATTGCGGGGTGACCAACGATCTGGAAAAACGTCTGGCAAGTCATAATCAAGGCACAGCATCCAAATATACCCGGTCCCGAATTCCGGTGACATTGGCAGCTGTCCGCCATGAGTTGTCGAAATCCCAGGCGTACAAATTGGAATACATCGTTAAAAAGACCCGGACCGATAAAAAAATTAACACCTTGTTGGATTGGAATTTCAGTAATGAAGGCGGTTAA
- a CDS encoding YheU family protein, whose product MKAVKVPYDQLSPEALEGVVEEFVTRDGTDYGETEATLETKINQVMGQLRTRKSVIVFDPESETCNIFRADDPALKGIN is encoded by the coding sequence ATGAAGGCGGTTAAAGTACCCTATGATCAGCTAAGTCCCGAGGCGCTTGAAGGTGTCGTTGAAGAGTTTGTTACCCGTGACGGTACCGATTACGGGGAGACGGAAGCCACCCTGGAGACCAAAATCAATCAAGTCATGGGTCAGCTTCGAACGAGAAAATCTGTGATTGTTTTTGATCCTGAATCGGAAACCTGTAATATCTTCAGGGCTGATGATCCTGCCTTGAAAGGTATAAACTAA
- a CDS encoding 3-hydroxybutyryl-CoA dehydrogenase yields MEVKTFGVVGSGQMGNGIAQVAAAAGMNVIMSDIKEEFCQRGLATISGSMDRLLKKEKITQAEKDATLARITTTTDLKDMAKADFVVEAAVEREDLKFQIFRELDAACPENVILASNTSSIPIGSIAAQTSRPDKVIGMHFMNPVPMMKLVEVIKGIATSEETFRLTWDLSKKFGKVPAEANDFPGFIANRILMPMINEAIFCLYQSVGTKEDIDTVMKLGMAHPMGPLTLADLIGLDTCLAIMETLYDGFKDSKYRPCPLLRKYVQAGWLGRKTGKGFYDYK; encoded by the coding sequence ATGGAAGTTAAAACCTTTGGTGTTGTTGGTTCCGGCCAGATGGGCAACGGTATTGCCCAGGTGGCTGCTGCGGCAGGTATGAATGTAATCATGAGTGATATCAAAGAAGAGTTCTGCCAGAGGGGCCTTGCCACAATCTCAGGCTCCATGGACCGTCTGTTGAAAAAAGAAAAAATAACCCAGGCGGAGAAGGACGCCACCCTTGCCAGAATCACCACCACCACGGATTTAAAGGATATGGCCAAAGCCGATTTCGTGGTGGAAGCCGCCGTGGAAAGAGAAGACCTGAAATTTCAAATTTTCAGGGAGCTGGATGCAGCCTGCCCGGAAAACGTAATTTTGGCCTCCAACACCTCATCCATTCCCATCGGCAGCATTGCCGCCCAGACCTCCCGGCCGGACAAGGTGATCGGCATGCATTTCATGAACCCCGTGCCCATGATGAAACTTGTGGAGGTTATCAAGGGGATTGCCACATCCGAAGAGACCTTTCGACTGACCTGGGACCTGTCCAAAAAATTCGGTAAGGTCCCGGCCGAAGCCAATGACTTCCCCGGATTCATTGCCAACCGGATTCTGATGCCCATGATCAATGAGGCAATTTTCTGTCTTTACCAGAGTGTTGGCACCAAAGAGGACATTGATACGGTCATGAAGCTTGGCATGGCTCATCCCATGGGGCCGTTGACCCTGGCCGATCTCATTGGCCTGGATACCTGCCTTGCCATCATGGAAACCCTGTATGACGGATTCAAGGACTCCAAATACAGACCCTGCCCGCTGTTGAGAAAATATGTTCAAGCCGGTTGGTTGGGAAGAAAGACAGGCAAAGGCTTTTACGACTATAAATAG
- a CDS encoding acetyl-CoA C-acetyltransferase translates to MNKAVIVSATRTPLGSFGGSLSGMGATTLGGLIIREAIRRADIEDDVVDECIMGMVLPCGYGQNPGKQAVVKAGLPWEVEAITINKVCGSSLKAVMLAAQAIQCGDADVVVAGGMETMSMAPYYMDKARWGHRMGPGRIEDHMVHDGLWDVVNDFHMGMSNELCSERWAVTREDQDRFAAESYARANKAVAAGRFKDEIMPVSIPQRKGDPKIFDTDECPQETSYEFLSKMKPAFKKDGVGTAGNASIISDGASAVVLMSEAKAKELGCTIMAEIGAQASYGIDMKYVLMAPIYAIPKVLKKQGITINEVDLFEINEAFAGTSAGINKVLELDPEKVNVNGGSVSLGHPIGASGARVLTTLLYEMAKRDVKTGLASLCLGGGEAVALIVNR, encoded by the coding sequence ATGAATAAAGCAGTAATCGTCAGTGCCACCCGGACCCCCTTAGGCAGTTTTGGAGGTTCATTGAGCGGCATGGGGGCCACAACACTTGGGGGCCTTATCATCAGGGAAGCCATCCGGCGTGCTGATATTGAAGATGATGTGGTGGATGAATGCATCATGGGCATGGTTCTGCCCTGCGGATACGGCCAGAACCCGGGAAAACAGGCCGTCGTCAAGGCGGGTCTTCCCTGGGAAGTGGAGGCCATTACCATAAACAAAGTGTGCGGTTCATCGCTGAAAGCCGTGATGCTGGCCGCCCAGGCCATCCAGTGCGGTGATGCCGATGTGGTGGTGGCCGGGGGCATGGAGACCATGAGCATGGCGCCTTATTATATGGATAAGGCCAGATGGGGGCACCGCATGGGGCCGGGCCGCATTGAAGACCATATGGTCCATGACGGGCTGTGGGATGTTGTCAACGATTTTCACATGGGCATGTCCAATGAACTTTGCTCCGAGCGATGGGCGGTGACCCGTGAGGACCAGGACCGGTTTGCGGCCGAGTCCTATGCAAGGGCCAACAAGGCCGTGGCCGCGGGGCGGTTTAAAGATGAGATCATGCCCGTTTCAATCCCCCAGCGCAAGGGTGACCCAAAGATCTTTGATACGGACGAATGCCCCCAGGAGACAAGCTACGAATTTTTGTCTAAAATGAAGCCTGCGTTTAAAAAAGACGGTGTGGGCACGGCAGGCAATGCATCCATCATCTCCGACGGTGCAAGTGCGGTGGTTTTGATGAGCGAAGCAAAGGCAAAGGAGCTGGGATGCACGATCATGGCTGAAATCGGTGCCCAGGCATCCTACGGCATTGACATGAAATATGTACTCATGGCGCCCATTTACGCCATACCCAAGGTGCTGAAAAAGCAGGGTATCACGATCAACGAGGTGGACCTGTTTGAAATCAACGAAGCCTTTGCCGGCACCTCGGCCGGAATCAACAAGGTCCTGGAACTGGACCCGGAAAAGGTGAACGTGAACGGCGGTTCCGTCTCTTTGGGACACCCCATCGGTGCATCAGGCGCAAGGGTGCTGACCACCTTATTGTATGAAATGGCCAAAAGAGATGTGAAGACCGGCCTTGCGTCACTGTGTTTAGGTGGCGGAGAGGCAGTCGCACTAATTGTTAACCGGTAG
- a CDS encoding TetR/AcrR family transcriptional regulator, with translation MARQKKPTPASGADVPTQIKNEKLVRKRRRQIIDATVKLAIEHGYHNTTTRMIAKAAGFSIGSLYEYISSKEDLLYLVCSAIHEEVQNAVEEALSGDVCKKTQLAAAIRQYFMVCDNMADHVLLMYQVTQFLPDKWKKRVLDTELDVSNTFVRALTQLSGQNDFPRLDEKTCSLVGHNISVLGHMWAFRRWYLKKKFTIDEYISTQTDFILGLIY, from the coding sequence ATGGCCCGGCAAAAAAAGCCGACTCCTGCATCCGGGGCAGATGTCCCCACGCAAATAAAAAATGAAAAGCTGGTCCGCAAACGGCGTCGACAGATCATTGATGCCACGGTCAAGCTGGCCATTGAACACGGTTACCACAATACCACCACGCGGATGATTGCCAAAGCCGCCGGGTTTTCCATCGGATCTTTATATGAGTATATCAGCTCCAAGGAAGATCTGTTGTATCTGGTGTGCAGCGCCATCCACGAAGAGGTCCAGAATGCCGTGGAAGAGGCTCTGTCCGGAGACGTCTGCAAAAAGACACAGCTGGCCGCAGCCATTCGCCAGTATTTTATGGTGTGTGACAACATGGCGGATCATGTGCTGCTCATGTACCAGGTTACCCAGTTTTTACCGGACAAATGGAAAAAAAGGGTGCTGGACACGGAACTGGATGTTTCCAATACATTTGTCAGGGCGCTGACCCAATTATCCGGGCAGAATGATTTTCCCCGTCTGGATGAAAAAACATGCAGTCTGGTGGGACACAACATTTCCGTGCTCGGTCATATGTGGGCCTTTCGCCGGTGGTATTTAAAGAAAAAATTTACCATAGATGAGTATATCAGCACCCAGACAGATTTTATCCTGGGTCTTATTTACTAA
- a CDS encoding universal stress protein: MNRFNHIMACIDLSDYSPMTLGYALGLAGQADMKITICSIVPLREVNPVYMAGMMYPCREDTKEYLEELKTERIAQIKDLIRTRYPEFDGKTDIRIKMGYPAEEILSMIDEVNPDLVVMANKGRSNLSSFMFGSAAEFVFRHCRKALFSVRDKHIFKRTYSGNEQPEPGEIRNIIAAVDFSPWTEHILARAGWMAQTTGAKLHVVHCIGTKEMAWIKSHYVPENTFSEEEFLPKAKQRRQDRLEDQIKAAGIGDLPGINIIINSGDPCEQILSATKDLRADALVLGPLGHSRSVKFVLGSTIEKIFRHSPVPVLRLSPDICI, from the coding sequence ATGAACCGGTTCAACCATATTATGGCATGTATTGACCTTTCCGATTACTCACCCATGACCCTGGGCTATGCCCTGGGACTGGCAGGACAGGCAGATATGAAAATAACCATTTGTTCCATTGTCCCTTTGCGCGAGGTCAATCCGGTGTATATGGCCGGCATGATGTACCCCTGCAGGGAGGACACCAAGGAATATCTTGAGGAACTTAAAACAGAGCGGATTGCCCAGATCAAAGATCTGATCCGGACACGCTACCCTGAATTCGACGGCAAAACCGATATCCGCATCAAAATGGGATATCCCGCCGAAGAGATCCTCAGCATGATTGATGAGGTAAACCCGGACCTTGTGGTCATGGCCAACAAAGGGCGTTCCAACCTCTCAAGTTTCATGTTCGGCAGTGCAGCTGAATTCGTATTCCGCCACTGCAGAAAGGCGCTGTTCAGCGTCAGGGACAAACATATCTTCAAACGAACTTACTCAGGCAACGAACAGCCGGAACCCGGCGAGATCCGCAACATTATTGCAGCCGTGGATTTTTCTCCCTGGACCGAGCATATCCTGGCCCGGGCGGGATGGATGGCCCAAACAACCGGTGCAAAGCTTCATGTGGTCCATTGCATCGGTACCAAAGAGATGGCCTGGATCAAATCCCACTATGTCCCCGAAAACACCTTTTCCGAAGAAGAATTCCTGCCCAAAGCCAAACAACGGCGGCAGGACCGGCTTGAGGATCAGATAAAGGCCGCAGGCATTGGGGATTTACCGGGGATCAACATCATCATTAATTCGGGAGATCCCTGCGAACAGATCCTTTCTGCCACAAAGGATCTCAGGGCGGATGCCCTGGTATTAGGCCCATTGGGTCACAGCCGCTCGGTCAAATTCGTTCTGGGCAGCACCATTGAAAAAATTTTCCGGCACAGCCCGGTACCGGTACTGCGCCTGAGTCCTGATATCTGCATTTAA
- a CDS encoding ATP-binding protein, whose product MSDKPSYEMLEQQIKRLERSIQGARRAELINRTLFYIASDLTTCDSLGDLYASIYKRVSDLMDISNFFIAIYHKDQKAIQYVFRRDQQSELIPEWIYNFSQRPSLTGDVIINKTPLLLGEQQLIDLKAKGRVIGRLPKNWLGIPLMVKDEVIGVMAVKSYTNAVKYNEQHVELLSFVSDTIATAIKKKQAENELREAKERLVRGQKLEAIATLAGGIAHDFNNTLSVTLGNINLAQMVAADGTIKGYLDDAEQSVLQAKNLASKFVVFSSSSTVGIKTHIDLTGFLNATLDQLKQEKNIVSRLEVFDLPPVIEADRDALKEALKNVVINASEAMDNRQPVDIGAKLYAERKGMIVISITDQGRGIKSDDLEKIFNPYFSTKPKGGNRGTGLGLSIAWAIVKNHQGNIQVRSTLGQGTRVDIILPIFPKDTSKEAFSRPKIVEPRVKRPARVATRKPLVLCMDDDAMILEITEVILTRLGYEPVLAKSGEEAVEKYQACLVEGKIIGKVILDLEVKHGMGGEETMEKLLALNPGIKGIVSSGYANDAVMENHASFGFSAALSKPFSITALKQALEDL is encoded by the coding sequence ATGAGCGATAAACCCAGTTACGAAATGCTTGAGCAACAGATAAAACGACTGGAGCGCTCCATCCAGGGCGCACGCCGGGCGGAATTGATCAATCGAACGCTGTTTTATATTGCATCGGATTTAACCACCTGCGATTCCCTTGGTGATCTGTACGCCTCCATATACAAACGGGTCTCAGATCTTATGGATATTTCTAACTTTTTTATAGCCATTTATCATAAAGATCAAAAAGCCATACAGTATGTATTTCGCAGGGACCAGCAGTCAGAACTGATACCGGAATGGATATACAATTTTTCCCAAAGACCTTCGCTGACTGGTGATGTTATTATAAATAAAACGCCTTTACTGCTGGGTGAACAGCAGCTGATAGACCTTAAAGCCAAGGGCCGGGTGATCGGCAGGCTGCCCAAAAACTGGCTTGGTATTCCGTTGATGGTCAAGGACGAAGTAATTGGTGTGATGGCGGTAAAAAGTTATACCAACGCCGTTAAATATAATGAACAACATGTGGAGCTGCTCAGTTTTGTTTCGGACACCATTGCTACGGCTATTAAGAAAAAACAGGCGGAAAATGAGCTCAGAGAGGCCAAGGAACGCCTGGTCCGCGGCCAGAAACTTGAAGCCATCGCCACACTGGCCGGCGGCATTGCCCATGATTTTAACAACACCCTTTCGGTCACGCTCGGCAATATTAATCTGGCCCAGATGGTGGCGGCAGACGGCACCATCAAAGGGTATCTGGACGACGCAGAACAATCGGTGCTCCAGGCAAAAAATCTGGCGTCTAAATTTGTCGTTTTTTCAAGCAGCAGTACCGTGGGCATTAAAACCCACATTGACCTGACAGGATTTCTTAACGCCACCCTTGACCAGCTGAAACAGGAAAAAAATATCGTGTCCCGGCTTGAGGTATTTGATCTGCCTCCGGTGATCGAAGCGGACCGTGACGCGCTCAAGGAAGCACTCAAGAATGTTGTCATCAATGCCTCAGAAGCCATGGACAACCGGCAGCCGGTAGATATAGGGGCTAAGCTGTATGCCGAACGAAAAGGGATGATTGTCATATCCATCACGGACCAGGGCAGAGGCATCAAGTCGGATGATTTAGAAAAAATTTTTAATCCTTATTTTTCCACCAAACCCAAAGGGGGGAATCGGGGAACCGGGCTGGGCCTTTCCATTGCCTGGGCCATCGTGAAAAATCACCAGGGCAATATCCAGGTTCGATCCACCCTGGGCCAGGGGACGCGGGTGGATATTATTTTGCCGATTTTCCCCAAAGATACATCCAAAGAAGCTTTCAGCAGACCTAAAATAGTGGAACCCAGGGTTAAACGGCCTGCCAGGGTGGCCACCCGAAAACCCCTTGTTCTGTGTATGGATGACGATGCCATGATTCTGGAAATCACCGAAGTTATTCTGACCCGGCTGGGCTACGAGCCGGTCCTTGCAAAATCCGGTGAAGAGGCGGTGGAAAAGTACCAGGCCTGTCTTGTGGAAGGCAAAATTATCGGCAAGGTGATCCTTGACCTTGAGGTGAAGCACGGCATGGGCGGCGAAGAGACCATGGAAAAACTGCTGGCGCTGAATCCCGGCATCAAGGGCATTGTCTCTTCGGGCTATGCCAATGATGCGGTCATGGAAAATCACGCGTCGTTCGGATTCTCTGCGGCACTGTCCAAGCCCTTTTCCATTACGGCACTAAAACAGGCCCTTGAAGATTTGTAA
- the hisD gene encoding histidinol dehydrogenase produces the protein MKIFNYPSPEAEKRVQDTIDRGLGFTREDQDNVQAFLDDVKKRGDEALIEYTNKFDSPAVTLDTFKVTEQEFEDAMGQMTPQFLKALDRAVEQLSAFHSRQRENSWMDTPRNGVMVGQMVRPVTAAGIYAPGAKGGKTPLVSSVLMGGIPAKVAGVKSISLMTPPMADGKINPHILAAARAVGIDSVFKAGSAWAIGALAYGTTLVPKVDVIVGPGNIYVTLAKKIVSGTVGIDMIAGPSEILIIADKTADPECIAADLLSQAEHDVLASAVLVTDSQNLAQKVSDALGPQLDALPRKAIAEPAINNFGTILVVPDIDTAIELSNRLAPEHLEVIVESPFDYIDRIQNAGALFLGPYTPEPMGDYIAGPNHVLPTAGTARFSSALSVSHFTKKTSLIHYSKAAFEQEAEDVITLAQTEGLGAHANSVKIRRK, from the coding sequence ATGAAAATATTTAATTACCCCTCCCCGGAAGCGGAAAAAAGGGTTCAGGATACCATAGACAGAGGGTTAGGTTTTACAAGGGAAGACCAGGACAATGTCCAGGCATTTTTAGATGATGTAAAAAAAAGAGGCGATGAGGCGCTCATCGAATACACCAACAAATTTGACTCTCCGGCGGTTACCTTAGATACCTTTAAGGTGACCGAGCAGGAGTTTGAAGATGCCATGGGTCAGATGACCCCGCAGTTTTTAAAGGCCCTGGACCGGGCCGTTGAACAGCTCAGCGCATTTCACAGCCGCCAGCGGGAAAATTCATGGATGGATACCCCCAGAAACGGGGTGATGGTAGGCCAGATGGTCCGGCCGGTGACCGCGGCAGGAATATACGCCCCCGGTGCCAAGGGCGGCAAAACCCCTCTGGTCTCGTCCGTTCTCATGGGCGGCATCCCGGCCAAAGTTGCAGGCGTTAAATCCATCTCTTTGATGACCCCGCCCATGGCCGACGGAAAAATAAACCCTCATATTCTTGCCGCTGCCCGGGCCGTGGGCATCGATTCGGTGTTCAAGGCAGGTTCCGCCTGGGCCATTGGCGCGCTGGCATACGGAACAACCCTGGTGCCCAAGGTGGATGTGATTGTGGGACCGGGAAATATCTATGTCACCCTTGCCAAAAAAATTGTCTCCGGAACCGTTGGCATTGATATGATTGCAGGCCCCAGCGAAATTCTGATCATCGCTGACAAAACCGCTGATCCGGAATGCATTGCCGCAGACCTGCTTTCCCAGGCCGAGCACGATGTCCTGGCATCGGCGGTACTGGTGACCGATTCCCAGAATCTGGCGCAAAAGGTATCCGACGCCCTTGGCCCCCAGCTTGATGCCCTGCCCCGCAAGGCGATTGCGGAACCGGCCATCAATAATTTCGGCACCATTCTGGTGGTTCCGGATATTGATACGGCCATTGAGCTGTCCAACCGTCTGGCACCCGAACACCTTGAAGTGATCGTGGAATCGCCCTTTGACTATATTGACAGAATTCAGAATGCAGGGGCACTGTTCCTGGGACCGTATACCCCAGAACCCATGGGCGACTATATCGCAGGCCCCAACCATGTGCTGCCCACAGCAGGTACAGCCCGGTTTTCATCGGCCTTGAGCGTCTCTCATTTTACCAAGAAAACCAGCCTGATCCACTACTCCAAAGCCGCCTTTGAACAGGAAGCCGAGGATGTGATCACGTTGGCCCAGACCGAAGGTTTGGGTGCCCATGCCAATTCAGTAAAAATCCGGCGCAAATAA